The Rissa tridactyla isolate bRisTri1 chromosome 6, bRisTri1.patW.cur.20221130, whole genome shotgun sequence genome includes a region encoding these proteins:
- the LOC128911761 gene encoding calcium-activated potassium channel subunit beta-2 isoform X1: protein MSLCLKYPRDKWGSFHRPTAASKANTGQPSKMFIWTSGRSSTSYRHDEKRNIYQKIRDHDLLDKRKTVTALKAGEDRAILLGLAMMVCSIMMYFLLGITLLRSYMQSVWTEEAQCSLLNASITETFNCSFSCGPDCWKISQYPCLQVYVNLTSSGQKLLLYHTEETMKINSECSYIPKCGKNYEESMSLVSVVMENFRKYQRFSCFYDPEGVQKNVILTKLYSSNVLFHSLFWPTCMMIGGVAIVAMVKLTQYLSLLCERIQRINR, encoded by the exons GTCCTTCCATCGTCCCACTGCAGCGAGCAAAGCCAACACTGGGCAACCCTCTAAAATGTTTATTTGGACCAGTGGCCGGAGCTCTACATCTTACAGACACGATGAGAAAAG aaatatttaccaaaaaatcAGGGATCACGACCTCCTGGACAAAAGGAAAACAGTCACAGCCCTAAAAGCTGGAGAAGACCGGGCCATACTCCTCGGGCTGGCCATGATGGTGTGCTCTATCATGATGTACTTCCTCCTGGGAATCACCCTGCTGCGGTCTTACATGCAAAG tgTCTGGACGGAAGAGGCTCAGTGCTCGCTCCTCAATGCATCCATCACAGAAACCTTCAACTGCTCATTTAGCTGCGGTCCAGACTGCTGGAAAATCTCTCAGTACCCCTGCCTCCAGGTGTACGTTAATCTCACCTCTTCTGGCCAGAAGCTTCTCCTCTACCACACCGAGGaaacaatgaaaattaattctgaG TGTTCATACATCCCCAAGTGCGGCAAGAATTACGAGGAATCCATGTCGCTGGTGAGCGTCGTGATGGAAAACTTCAGGAAGTACCAACGCTTCTCCTGCTTCTATGACCCCGAAGGTGTTCAGAAGAACGTGATATTAACCAAACTGTACAGCTCCAACGTGCTGTTCCACTCCCTCTTCTGGCCCACCTGCATGATGATCGGCGGGGTCGCCATCGTCGCAATGGTAAAGCTGACTCAGTACCTTTCCCTCCTCTGCGAGAGAATCCAAAGGATCAACAGATAA
- the LOC128911761 gene encoding calcium-activated potassium channel subunit beta-2 isoform X3, whose translation MSLCLKYPRDKWGDHDLLDKRKTVTALKAGEDRAILLGLAMMVCSIMMYFLLGITLLRSYMQSVWTEEAQCSLLNASITETFNCSFSCGPDCWKISQYPCLQVYVNLTSSGQKLLLYHTEETMKINSECSYIPKCGKNYEESMSLVSVVMENFRKYQRFSCFYDPEGVQKNVILTKLYSSNVLFHSLFWPTCMMIGGVAIVAMVKLTQYLSLLCERIQRINR comes from the exons GGATCACGACCTCCTGGACAAAAGGAAAACAGTCACAGCCCTAAAAGCTGGAGAAGACCGGGCCATACTCCTCGGGCTGGCCATGATGGTGTGCTCTATCATGATGTACTTCCTCCTGGGAATCACCCTGCTGCGGTCTTACATGCAAAG tgTCTGGACGGAAGAGGCTCAGTGCTCGCTCCTCAATGCATCCATCACAGAAACCTTCAACTGCTCATTTAGCTGCGGTCCAGACTGCTGGAAAATCTCTCAGTACCCCTGCCTCCAGGTGTACGTTAATCTCACCTCTTCTGGCCAGAAGCTTCTCCTCTACCACACCGAGGaaacaatgaaaattaattctgaG TGTTCATACATCCCCAAGTGCGGCAAGAATTACGAGGAATCCATGTCGCTGGTGAGCGTCGTGATGGAAAACTTCAGGAAGTACCAACGCTTCTCCTGCTTCTATGACCCCGAAGGTGTTCAGAAGAACGTGATATTAACCAAACTGTACAGCTCCAACGTGCTGTTCCACTCCCTCTTCTGGCCCACCTGCATGATGATCGGCGGGGTCGCCATCGTCGCAATGGTAAAGCTGACTCAGTACCTTTCCCTCCTCTGCGAGAGAATCCAAAGGATCAACAGATAA
- the LOC128911761 gene encoding calcium-activated potassium channel subunit beta-2 isoform X2 — translation MFIWTSGRSSTSYRHDEKRNIYQKIRDHDLLDKRKTVTALKAGEDRAILLGLAMMVCSIMMYFLLGITLLRSYMQSVWTEEAQCSLLNASITETFNCSFSCGPDCWKISQYPCLQVYVNLTSSGQKLLLYHTEETMKINSECSYIPKCGKNYEESMSLVSVVMENFRKYQRFSCFYDPEGVQKNVILTKLYSSNVLFHSLFWPTCMMIGGVAIVAMVKLTQYLSLLCERIQRINR, via the exons ATGTTTATTTGGACCAGTGGCCGGAGCTCTACATCTTACAGACACGATGAGAAAAG aaatatttaccaaaaaatcAGGGATCACGACCTCCTGGACAAAAGGAAAACAGTCACAGCCCTAAAAGCTGGAGAAGACCGGGCCATACTCCTCGGGCTGGCCATGATGGTGTGCTCTATCATGATGTACTTCCTCCTGGGAATCACCCTGCTGCGGTCTTACATGCAAAG tgTCTGGACGGAAGAGGCTCAGTGCTCGCTCCTCAATGCATCCATCACAGAAACCTTCAACTGCTCATTTAGCTGCGGTCCAGACTGCTGGAAAATCTCTCAGTACCCCTGCCTCCAGGTGTACGTTAATCTCACCTCTTCTGGCCAGAAGCTTCTCCTCTACCACACCGAGGaaacaatgaaaattaattctgaG TGTTCATACATCCCCAAGTGCGGCAAGAATTACGAGGAATCCATGTCGCTGGTGAGCGTCGTGATGGAAAACTTCAGGAAGTACCAACGCTTCTCCTGCTTCTATGACCCCGAAGGTGTTCAGAAGAACGTGATATTAACCAAACTGTACAGCTCCAACGTGCTGTTCCACTCCCTCTTCTGGCCCACCTGCATGATGATCGGCGGGGTCGCCATCGTCGCAATGGTAAAGCTGACTCAGTACCTTTCCCTCCTCTGCGAGAGAATCCAAAGGATCAACAGATAA